Proteins co-encoded in one Kutzneria chonburiensis genomic window:
- a CDS encoding purine-cytosine permease family protein, with translation MAAIPPTIQREHRPTLGIEARSIDYVPIAERHGKVWHLFPVWFAGDAHLATIATGIIGVALGGNLIWTAIAVVLGNAFGTFFMAFHSTQGPQLGLPQMVQSRPQFGFVGALLVWVVALVTYIGYTGFNQILVGSTMQHLVDLPKPVSYIGYAVISVVLAIVGYDFIHKASRWLTYLMLVLLVVFTVGLLAAHPFSAEQMDLGAFALTPFLVQFFTAAVYQLSWSIYVSDYSRYLPRDVGVRASFWWTYLGAGVGGAWMMLVGTFAAGLFPKADTVDAVLSAGDKVFSGFGLVLLIGSVLPLITIGTLNFYGGSLTLLSCVDSLKRFRPTAIKRVYALIVVGVLATAIAFASNDTFLEDFEYFLTVLGYLFTPWTAINLVDFYVVRRGHYSIREIFNPHGIYGRWSWRGLVAYGVGFASMMPFAIVGDLQGPVARLLGGADISMPIGLLVAAGLYLVLCRSLDLTAERARVAVADAGLDPDA, from the coding sequence ATGGCGGCCATTCCACCCACGATTCAACGCGAACACCGACCGACCCTGGGCATCGAGGCCCGATCCATCGACTACGTGCCCATCGCCGAACGCCACGGCAAGGTGTGGCACCTGTTCCCCGTGTGGTTCGCGGGGGACGCCCACCTGGCCACCATCGCCACCGGCATCATCGGCGTCGCGCTCGGCGGCAACCTGATCTGGACCGCGATCGCCGTCGTGCTGGGCAACGCCTTCGGCACGTTCTTCATGGCGTTCCACTCCACCCAGGGACCGCAGCTGGGCCTGCCGCAGATGGTGCAGTCGCGGCCCCAGTTCGGCTTCGTCGGCGCCTTACTCGTGTGGGTCGTCGCGCTGGTCACCTACATCGGGTACACCGGCTTCAACCAGATCCTGGTCGGCTCGACCATGCAGCACCTGGTGGACCTGCCCAAACCGGTCAGCTACATCGGCTATGCCGTGATCAGCGTGGTGTTGGCCATCGTCGGCTACGACTTCATCCACAAGGCCTCGCGCTGGCTGACCTACCTGATGCTGGTGCTGCTGGTCGTGTTCACGGTCGGGCTGCTGGCCGCGCACCCGTTCAGCGCCGAGCAGATGGATCTCGGCGCGTTCGCGCTGACCCCGTTCCTGGTGCAGTTCTTCACCGCCGCCGTGTACCAGCTGTCGTGGTCGATCTACGTCTCCGACTACAGCCGCTACCTGCCGCGTGACGTCGGCGTGCGGGCGTCGTTCTGGTGGACGTATCTCGGCGCCGGCGTCGGCGGGGCGTGGATGATGCTCGTCGGCACGTTCGCCGCCGGCCTGTTCCCCAAGGCCGACACCGTGGACGCCGTGTTGTCCGCCGGGGACAAGGTGTTCTCCGGTTTCGGACTGGTGCTCCTGATCGGCTCGGTGCTGCCGTTGATCACCATCGGCACGCTGAACTTCTACGGCGGCAGCCTGACCCTGTTGTCCTGCGTGGACTCCCTCAAACGGTTCCGGCCGACCGCGATCAAGCGGGTCTACGCGCTCATCGTGGTCGGCGTGCTGGCCACCGCCATTGCCTTCGCCTCCAACGACACCTTCCTCGAGGATTTCGAGTACTTCCTCACGGTCCTCGGTTATCTGTTCACGCCGTGGACCGCGATCAACCTGGTCGACTTCTACGTTGTCCGGCGGGGCCATTACTCGATTCGGGAGATTTTCAACCCGCACGGCATCTACGGTCGGTGGAGCTGGCGTGGCCTGGTCGCCTACGGCGTCGGCTTCGCGTCGATGATGCCGTTCGCCATCGTCGGCGACCTTCAGGGGCCGGTGGCGAGGTTGTTGGGCGGCGCGGACATCTCCATGCCGATCGGTCTGCTGGTGGCCGCCGGCCTCTATCTCGTGCTGTGCCGTTCGCTCGACCTGACCGCCGAACGGGCCCGGGTGGCGGTCGCCGACGCCGGTCTCGATCCCGACGCCTGA
- a CDS encoding enoyl-CoA hydratase/isomerase family protein yields MIGEVDVARQGDVAVVTLKREAKLNALSTQLESRLLDAVRSDAVKGSRAVVITGGDKVFSAGADTGELREMTPEAIAEYYRSSGAVYEAVAALPQPTVAAIAGYCLGGGFELALAADLRVADETAVFGLPEVGLGILPSSGGVTRLVRAVGPARTRDLVLRGRKMSTVEAHSWGLLTETVEAGEHLTTALNIAAELAGQPPMAVSIAKQVITAATDAPRETALLLEQLAYATLNRIG; encoded by the coding sequence GTGATCGGGGAAGTGGACGTGGCCCGCCAGGGCGACGTCGCGGTGGTGACGCTCAAACGCGAGGCCAAGCTCAACGCCCTGTCCACGCAGTTGGAGTCGCGGCTGCTCGACGCCGTGCGGTCGGACGCGGTGAAGGGCAGCCGGGCGGTGGTGATCACCGGCGGGGACAAGGTGTTCTCGGCCGGGGCCGACACCGGCGAGCTGCGGGAGATGACGCCCGAGGCGATCGCCGAGTACTACCGGTCCAGCGGCGCGGTCTATGAGGCGGTCGCGGCGCTGCCGCAGCCGACCGTCGCGGCGATCGCCGGCTACTGCCTCGGCGGCGGCTTCGAGCTCGCGCTCGCGGCCGACCTCCGGGTGGCCGACGAGACGGCGGTGTTCGGGCTGCCCGAGGTCGGACTGGGCATCCTGCCCAGCTCCGGCGGCGTCACGCGGCTGGTCCGGGCCGTCGGCCCGGCCCGGACCAGGGACCTGGTGCTCCGCGGTCGGAAAATGTCAACTGTTGAGGCCCACTCGTGGGGCCTGCTCACCGAGACGGTCGAGGCCGGCGAACATCTGACGACCGCTCTGAACATCGCGGCTGAGCTGGCCGGACAACCGCCGATGGCGGTGTCCATCGCCAAGCAGGTGATCACCGCGGCCACCGACGCGCCCCGGGAAACCGCGCTGTTGCTGGAACAACTGGCGTACGCCACGCTCAACCGCATCGGTTGA
- a CDS encoding TetR/AcrR family transcriptional regulator produces MTRADEDRRAAILDATWRLIAERGYHAVRIADIAKVCGTSTGTVHYYFPGKHDVLTEALKHCVEHAFERQSHELRQIDHAYERLLKLIDMQLPKVGPVRDEWSVWLQYWAESAIRPELRPVHSEFYARWRETVVRIIRRGLRQGVFRDVDADQVALRLTALTDGLAIQVLTGSPAVTVTVMRELLIDFARRELLVGAVA; encoded by the coding sequence ATGACCCGTGCCGACGAGGACAGACGCGCCGCGATACTCGACGCCACTTGGCGGCTCATCGCCGAGCGCGGCTACCACGCGGTCCGGATCGCCGACATCGCCAAGGTCTGCGGCACCAGCACCGGGACCGTGCACTACTACTTCCCCGGCAAGCACGACGTGCTCACCGAGGCCCTCAAGCATTGCGTCGAGCACGCTTTCGAGCGTCAGAGCCATGAACTACGGCAGATCGACCACGCTTACGAGCGTCTGCTCAAGCTCATCGACATGCAGCTCCCCAAGGTCGGTCCCGTCCGCGACGAGTGGTCCGTGTGGCTCCAGTACTGGGCCGAGTCCGCCATCCGTCCCGAGCTCCGGCCCGTACACAGCGAGTTCTACGCCCGTTGGCGCGAGACCGTCGTCCGCATCATCCGTCGGGGCCTACGCCAGGGCGTCTTCCGCGACGTCGACGCCGACCAGGTCGCCCTGCGCCTCACCGCCCTCACCGACGGCCTCGCCATCCAGGTCCTCACCGGCTCCCCCGCCGTCACCGTCACCGTCATGCGGGAACTCCTCATCGACTTCGCCCGCCGCGAACTGCTGGTCGGCGCCGTCGCCTGA
- a CDS encoding AfsR/SARP family transcriptional regulator — protein MDIRLLGEVQLRIGGRAVHLGPRQRQQVFAMLALEVNRVLPLTSLVDRVWARPPRTAQHAVEVHVSDLRRRIEEGGACLERRGAGYRLCADPQTIDVHQFRALVAHARTQTSDTDRADLLHQALQLWRGPALTGVAEESLRERLVADLEEARLHAFEDRAAALIRLRRHREVVEDLLPVVADHPLREHLAGQLAQGLHGIGQTVRALQLLRDTRRRLVDEFGIDPGMALRRLETQILQDNAAPIAS, from the coding sequence ATGGACATTCGACTGCTGGGTGAGGTCCAGTTGCGGATCGGCGGACGGGCGGTGCATCTCGGGCCGCGGCAGCGCCAGCAGGTGTTCGCGATGCTGGCGTTGGAGGTCAACCGGGTGCTGCCGCTGACCAGCCTGGTCGACCGGGTCTGGGCGCGGCCGCCGCGGACGGCGCAGCATGCCGTCGAGGTGCACGTGTCGGATCTGCGCAGACGGATCGAGGAGGGCGGCGCCTGCCTGGAAAGACGCGGCGCCGGTTACCGACTATGTGCCGATCCGCAGACCATCGACGTCCACCAGTTCCGCGCGCTGGTCGCGCACGCCCGTACGCAGACGTCCGACACCGACCGGGCCGATCTGCTGCATCAGGCCCTTCAGCTGTGGCGCGGACCGGCGTTGACCGGCGTCGCCGAGGAGTCGCTACGCGAACGGCTCGTCGCCGACCTCGAGGAAGCGCGCCTGCACGCGTTCGAGGACCGCGCCGCCGCCCTCATCCGGCTGCGCCGGCACCGCGAGGTCGTCGAGGACCTGCTCCCCGTCGTCGCCGACCATCCGCTGCGGGAGCACCTGGCCGGCCAGCTCGCGCAAGGCCTGCACGGCATCGGCCAGACCGTGCGGGCGCTGCAACTGCTCCGCGACACCCGCCGACGTCTCGTCGACGAATTCGGCATCGACCCCGGAATGGCGCTGCGCCGCCTGGAAACCCAGATCCTCCAGGACAACGCCGCGCCGATCGCCAGTTAG
- a CDS encoding MFS transporter has translation MGPPLGSALFGAWNFLPFAGNALSFVASGLLIFSIRTGVKPQRTSEAPRRSARSDIVEGIRWLFGNRTLRALATVSCLGNVAATAQFAMLALLAKEVLALPDFGFGLLLTATALGATVGGLAAAAASRRFGPGTVMLAGKAGVGTAILVLGLVANVWVAAAMMIVTGALMTAEKVVVSTLRQQIVPHELLGRVLSSSRLVVMIGGPVGAGLGGVLASLFAVQVSYVACGVFLVLVTLVFYPVLNNRALASATDESVA, from the coding sequence ATGGGGCCGCCGCTCGGCTCGGCGCTGTTCGGCGCGTGGAACTTCCTGCCGTTCGCCGGCAACGCTCTCTCGTTCGTCGCCAGCGGCCTGTTGATCTTCTCGATCCGGACGGGCGTCAAGCCGCAGCGGACGTCCGAAGCTCCGCGCAGGAGCGCCAGGAGCGACATCGTCGAGGGCATTCGGTGGTTGTTCGGGAACCGGACCCTGCGGGCGTTGGCCACGGTGTCCTGTCTCGGCAACGTCGCCGCCACCGCTCAGTTCGCGATGCTCGCGCTGCTGGCCAAGGAGGTCCTCGCACTTCCGGATTTCGGTTTCGGTTTGTTGCTGACGGCCACCGCGCTGGGCGCGACTGTCGGGGGACTGGCCGCCGCGGCCGCCAGCAGGCGGTTCGGCCCTGGCACGGTGATGCTCGCGGGCAAAGCCGGTGTGGGCACGGCCATTCTGGTGCTAGGGCTGGTCGCCAACGTGTGGGTTGCGGCCGCGATGATGATCGTGACCGGTGCGCTGATGACCGCGGAGAAAGTGGTGGTGAGCACCTTGCGGCAGCAGATCGTGCCTCATGAACTCCTGGGGAGGGTGCTCTCGTCGAGCAGACTGGTGGTGATGATCGGGGGGCCGGTTGGTGCGGGCCTCGGCGGCGTTCTCGCCAGCTTGTTCGCCGTCCAGGTCTCGTATGTCGCCTGTGGTGTTTTTCTCGTCCTGGTGACGCTGGTTTTCTATCCCGTGCTGAACAACCGCGCCCTGGCAAGCGCTACGGACGAATCGGTCGCGTAG
- a CDS encoding SDR family oxidoreductase: MGVLRPDVHEGRVAVISGGGTGIGRATALDLAQGGARVVICGRRPQPLEAVREEIVKAGGECTALTADIREDVTTVVDAAINEYGRVDILVNNAGGQFAAPAEQISPGGWRAVHRLAVDAAWALTREVATRSMIPNREGVIVFIAFSPRRGIPGMVHASAARAALENLAAGLALEWSRYGIRSVCVAPGTIATEGLQENYTDEDRQRWAQAVPLGRLGRPEDVSELISFLASKGGAYVTGTTVVVDGGADAWGAGYPVPEVEA; this comes from the coding sequence GTGGGTGTGCTTCGGCCGGACGTGCACGAGGGCCGGGTGGCGGTGATCAGCGGGGGTGGCACGGGCATCGGCCGGGCCACGGCGCTGGACCTGGCCCAAGGCGGCGCGCGGGTGGTGATCTGCGGAAGGCGGCCGCAGCCGCTGGAAGCGGTGCGGGAAGAGATCGTCAAGGCCGGCGGTGAATGCACGGCGCTGACGGCCGACATCCGTGAGGACGTGACGACGGTCGTCGACGCCGCGATCAACGAGTACGGGCGCGTCGACATCCTGGTCAACAATGCCGGCGGGCAGTTCGCGGCCCCGGCGGAGCAGATCAGCCCGGGAGGCTGGCGCGCGGTGCATCGGCTGGCGGTGGACGCGGCGTGGGCGCTGACCCGGGAGGTCGCGACGAGGTCGATGATCCCGAACCGCGAAGGCGTGATCGTGTTCATCGCCTTCTCGCCGCGCCGCGGCATCCCGGGCATGGTGCACGCCAGCGCGGCCCGCGCGGCGCTGGAGAACCTGGCGGCCGGCCTCGCGCTGGAGTGGAGCCGCTACGGCATCAGGTCGGTGTGCGTGGCCCCGGGCACGATCGCGACCGAAGGCCTGCAAGAGAACTACACCGACGAAGATCGGCAGCGCTGGGCGCAGGCGGTGCCGCTCGGCCGGCTCGGCAGGCCGGAGGACGTCTCGGAGCTGATCTCCTTCCTGGCCTCGAAAGGCGGCGCGTACGTCACCGGGACAACAGTTGTTGTCGACGGCGGCGCGGACGCCTGGGGTGCCGGCTACCCGGTGCCGGAGGTGGAGGCATGA
- a CDS encoding acyl-CoA dehydrogenase family protein has product MEFAYTPRLAELKQRAADLTGKIMQYEDTCEADNGLSVAALDAIRQDVLASGLQAVNMPADWGGAGLSVLEQVVVQDELGKLTNALWDTVWRPANCLRACTPEQRERYLIPDIEGRRRDAVAITEPGAGSDPSGIETTATPDGDGYRINGEKWFVTVGDAADFLIVLALVGDAPTLFLVDKDLPGVSVKRTPRYTHTFVYEHPEFLFEDVKVGGDAVLGGIGNGYDLTRDWFTEERLMIGARTIGAAERALTLASEWAGQRIQGGKALIEHQLIQGMIADSVVDIATNRALTHQVAWEFDQGGDRKLLHAKAATVKLAASEASNRVADRAVQIFGGRGYIRDYPVERLWRELRVDRIWEGTSEIQRLVIANEVAKRGLTGLLSFPSAQ; this is encoded by the coding sequence GTGGAGTTCGCCTACACACCGAGGCTGGCCGAGCTGAAGCAGCGGGCCGCCGACCTCACCGGCAAGATCATGCAGTACGAGGACACGTGCGAGGCCGACAACGGCCTGTCGGTGGCGGCGCTGGACGCGATCCGCCAGGACGTGCTGGCCAGCGGTCTGCAAGCGGTCAACATGCCGGCCGACTGGGGCGGCGCGGGACTGTCCGTGCTGGAGCAGGTCGTGGTGCAGGACGAGCTCGGCAAGCTCACGAATGCCTTGTGGGACACGGTATGGCGGCCGGCCAACTGCCTGCGCGCCTGCACTCCCGAGCAGCGCGAGCGCTACCTGATCCCGGACATCGAAGGCCGCCGACGCGACGCCGTCGCGATCACCGAGCCGGGCGCCGGGTCCGATCCGTCGGGCATCGAGACCACGGCCACCCCGGACGGCGACGGCTACCGGATCAACGGCGAGAAGTGGTTCGTCACGGTCGGCGACGCCGCCGACTTCCTCATCGTGCTGGCCCTGGTCGGTGACGCGCCCACGTTGTTCCTGGTGGACAAGGACCTGCCCGGCGTTTCGGTCAAGCGGACGCCGCGCTACACGCACACTTTCGTCTACGAGCACCCGGAATTCCTGTTCGAGGACGTGAAGGTCGGCGGCGATGCCGTGCTCGGCGGCATCGGCAACGGCTACGACCTGACCCGCGACTGGTTCACCGAGGAGCGCCTGATGATCGGCGCCCGTACGATCGGCGCGGCCGAGCGCGCGCTGACGCTGGCGTCCGAGTGGGCGGGGCAGCGGATCCAGGGCGGCAAGGCGCTGATCGAGCACCAGCTCATCCAGGGCATGATCGCCGACTCGGTGGTGGACATCGCCACCAACCGCGCCCTGACCCACCAGGTGGCGTGGGAGTTCGACCAGGGCGGGGACCGGAAGTTGTTGCACGCCAAGGCGGCGACCGTGAAACTGGCCGCGTCGGAGGCGTCCAACCGGGTCGCCGACCGGGCCGTGCAGATCTTCGGCGGCCGCGGGTACATTCGGGACTACCCGGTCGAGCGGCTGTGGCGGGAGCTGCGGGTGGACCGGATCTGGGAGGGCACCTCGGAGATCCAGCGGCTGGTGATCGCCAACGAGGTGGCCAAGCGCGGGCTGACCGGCCTGCTGTCCTTCCCGTCGGCCCAGTGA
- a CDS encoding MFS transporter yields the protein MTPKESVAAKVRLGSRFHRLFGATLVSAIGTGMHAAALPLLVLQSTSSPMALSFVVMAAEIPWVLLSLHAGVVVDRLDRRWVMVWADLGRFAVLVALAVLILTAQVDLVWLVLAAFLLGIGQVFSTSPLSRPFPISCRGIRGAWQRRTEGSSRRRATARTSWGRRSARRCSARGTSCRSPATLSRSSPAAC from the coding sequence GTGACCCCGAAGGAATCCGTCGCCGCGAAGGTGCGACTCGGCAGTCGCTTCCACCGGCTTTTCGGAGCCACGCTCGTGTCGGCCATCGGCACCGGAATGCACGCCGCCGCGTTGCCCCTGCTAGTCCTGCAAAGCACCAGCAGCCCGATGGCGTTGAGCTTCGTCGTCATGGCCGCCGAGATTCCCTGGGTGCTGCTCTCGCTGCACGCCGGTGTCGTGGTGGACCGGCTGGATCGCCGGTGGGTGATGGTCTGGGCCGACCTGGGCCGGTTCGCCGTGCTGGTCGCTCTCGCGGTGCTGATCCTGACGGCGCAGGTGGACCTGGTGTGGCTGGTGCTCGCGGCATTCCTGTTAGGCATCGGCCAGGTCTTTTCGACATCGCCGCTCAGTCGGCCATTCCCGATTTCGTGTCGCGGGATCCGCGGAGCCTGGCAACGGCGAACGGAAGGATCCTCGCGGCGGAGAGCAACGGCGAGGACTTCATGGGGCCGCCGCTCGGCTCGGCGCTGTTCGGCGCGTGGAACTTCCTGCCGTTCGCCGGCAACGCTCTCTCGTTCGTCGCCAGCGGCCTGTTGA
- a CDS encoding acetate--CoA ligase family protein gives MRNLDALFTPRAVAILGASNDETKYGNWISVQALRMSRPVYLVNRRGEPVLGQPTYRTMAEIQKPVDCVVITVPANGFEAAVDDALAAGATAIVGITSGFAELGEEGRATQIAVADKIRAAGAVLLGPNCLGVLDATSDLFLVSNPLPHGPIGLVSQSGNMALELSKFLADRGLGFSRFASLGNQADLGAADLIRAYAHHPGTEVIAAYCEDFQDGRDFVAAAGEAVAAGKPVVLLTVGSSTASNRAARSHTGALTSDSAVIDAACRAAGVDRVRSPREMADLVAALHRHGSRPARRVAVIADGGGHASTASDIADANGLYVNEFRNSLQAALKDDLPPSAGVANPVDLAGAGEQDITSFARTIDRVLADPDIDSVLVTGYFGGYGDYGPELAAREIATATVIAEHVHRHGKPLALHTMCSDSIAADELRRNGIGVFRVVDDAARTLGMLADHADRRPHTRPLPPPADPVTGNGYWDARELLKAGGLSFPAARLTTDVVEAANEIGYPVVLKAMGLLHKSDAGGVAIGLSNEDKLRAAHKDMVTRLDVTEYCVEAMADTTDGVELIVGVRRDPRFGPVLMVGLGGVFAEILKDVTFALAPVTPAEAETMLRALKAAPLLHGARGRRPVDLAATAHAVAAIAEVAAAHPEIAELEVNPLLATPGGCLGLDARIVQR, from the coding sequence ATGAGGAACCTCGACGCGCTGTTCACGCCGCGAGCGGTGGCGATTCTCGGCGCCAGCAACGACGAAACCAAGTACGGCAACTGGATCAGCGTCCAAGCCCTGCGCATGAGCCGGCCGGTCTACCTGGTCAACCGTCGCGGCGAACCCGTCCTCGGACAACCCACCTACCGCACCATGGCCGAGATCCAAAAGCCGGTCGACTGTGTGGTGATCACGGTGCCGGCGAACGGTTTCGAGGCTGCGGTGGACGACGCGCTGGCCGCCGGTGCGACGGCGATCGTCGGCATCACGTCGGGCTTTGCCGAGCTGGGCGAAGAGGGCCGGGCGACGCAGATCGCGGTGGCGGACAAGATCCGTGCCGCCGGTGCCGTGCTGCTCGGACCGAACTGCCTGGGCGTCCTCGATGCCACGAGTGACCTGTTCCTCGTCTCGAATCCCTTGCCGCACGGCCCGATCGGCCTGGTTTCGCAGAGCGGCAACATGGCGCTGGAGCTGAGCAAGTTCCTGGCCGACCGCGGCCTGGGCTTCTCCCGCTTCGCCTCGCTGGGCAACCAGGCCGATCTGGGTGCCGCCGATCTGATCCGTGCCTACGCCCATCACCCGGGCACCGAGGTCATCGCGGCGTACTGCGAAGACTTCCAGGATGGTCGAGACTTCGTCGCGGCCGCGGGAGAAGCCGTAGCGGCCGGCAAACCTGTTGTCCTGCTTACGGTTGGCAGCAGTACGGCGTCCAATCGCGCCGCCCGATCCCACACCGGGGCCCTCACCAGCGACAGCGCGGTGATCGACGCGGCCTGCCGCGCGGCGGGCGTGGACCGGGTGCGCAGTCCACGGGAGATGGCCGACCTGGTCGCCGCGTTGCACCGGCACGGTTCGAGGCCGGCCCGGCGGGTGGCGGTGATCGCCGACGGCGGCGGCCACGCGTCCACGGCGAGCGATATCGCCGACGCGAACGGCTTGTACGTCAACGAGTTTCGGAATTCGCTGCAAGCAGCACTCAAGGATGACCTGCCGCCGTCGGCCGGCGTGGCCAACCCGGTGGATCTGGCCGGGGCCGGCGAACAGGACATCACGTCGTTCGCCCGCACCATCGACCGGGTGCTGGCCGATCCCGACATCGACTCGGTGCTGGTCACCGGCTACTTCGGCGGCTACGGCGACTACGGGCCCGAGCTGGCCGCCCGCGAGATCGCCACCGCCACGGTGATCGCCGAACACGTGCACCGGCACGGCAAACCCCTTGCCCTGCATACGATGTGTTCGGACAGTATTGCCGCCGACGAGTTGCGCCGCAACGGCATCGGCGTGTTCCGGGTGGTCGACGACGCCGCCCGAACGCTCGGCATGCTGGCCGATCACGCCGATCGACGACCGCACACCCGGCCCCTCCCACCGCCGGCCGATCCCGTGACTGGCAACGGTTATTGGGACGCCCGCGAGTTGCTCAAGGCCGGCGGGCTGAGCTTCCCGGCGGCCCGTCTGACAACAGATGTTGTCGAAGCGGCGAACGAGATCGGCTACCCGGTCGTGCTGAAGGCCATGGGCCTGCTGCACAAGTCCGACGCCGGCGGTGTCGCGATAGGACTGTCCAATGAGGACAAATTGCGAGCCGCGCACAAGGACATGGTGACAAGACTGGACGTCACGGAGTACTGCGTCGAGGCGATGGCCGACACCACCGACGGCGTCGAGCTGATCGTCGGTGTGCGACGGGATCCGCGGTTCGGCCCGGTGCTGATGGTCGGACTCGGCGGCGTGTTCGCGGAAATCCTCAAGGACGTCACGTTCGCACTGGCCCCGGTCACGCCGGCCGAGGCCGAAACCATGCTCCGCGCCCTCAAAGCCGCCCCGCTGCTGCACGGCGCACGCGGCCGCCGGCCGGTCGACCTTGCCGCCACGGCCCATGCCGTCGCGGCGATCGCCGAGGTCGCCGCCGCCCATCCCGAGATCGCCGAACTCGAAGTCAATCCACTGCTGGCCACGCCGGGCGGCTGCCTCGGCCTGGACGCCAGGATCGTGCAACGCTAA
- a CDS encoding HU family DNA-binding protein, whose translation MNKGQLIEMLGMRAGMEKKMAAQAVDAMFDIIVRNVNNGENVTLTGFGVFEKRARAARTARNPRTGQTLRLRKTNVPNFRPGMLFKEVVDGTRKLPRAAAMPAAKPAAKAAATRSTAAKPAAKAMAKRATATRSTATRSTAARSTTRAAAKPAAKATTRAAAKPAAKATRATAKPASRATAKPAAKSTAKASRPATKKAATVKKTAVAKKATKAKPAAKKGAKR comes from the coding sequence ATGAACAAGGGGCAGCTGATCGAGATGCTCGGCATGCGGGCCGGCATGGAGAAGAAGATGGCGGCGCAGGCCGTTGACGCGATGTTCGACATCATCGTCCGCAACGTCAACAACGGCGAGAATGTCACGCTCACGGGCTTCGGTGTCTTCGAGAAACGGGCCAGGGCCGCGCGTACGGCGCGCAATCCGCGCACCGGTCAGACGCTGCGCCTGCGCAAGACGAACGTGCCGAACTTCCGCCCCGGCATGCTGTTCAAGGAGGTCGTCGACGGCACCCGCAAGCTGCCCCGCGCCGCCGCGATGCCGGCGGCCAAGCCGGCGGCCAAGGCGGCCGCCACCCGCTCGACGGCGGCCAAGCCGGCGGCCAAGGCCATGGCCAAGCGGGCGACGGCCACCAGGTCGACGGCCACCAGGTCGACGGCCGCGAGGTCGACGACCCGCGCGGCGGCGAAGCCGGCGGCCAAGGCGACCACGCGGGCGGCGGCCAAGCCCGCGGCCAAGGCCACCAGGGCGACCGCGAAGCCGGCCAGCCGGGCGACCGCGAAGCCCGCGGCCAAGTCGACCGCGAAGGCGAGCAGGCCGGCGACCAAGAAGGCGGCAACGGTCAAGAAGACGGCCGTCGCGAAGAAGGCGACGAAGGCGAAGCCGGCCGCCAAGAAGGGCGCCAAGCGCTGA